Proteins from one Laribacter hongkongensis DSM 14985 genomic window:
- a CDS encoding FimV/HubP family polar landmark protein, with protein sequence MRALVRLSACLLLGSSFLPTAWAALGPLTVHSRQGEALRADIALTTAPDGAQVASAPRAFYHSAGADWLPAQQQAVSMRIDRTADGQPVVRLASTRALTDPYLSLVVELSAAGQAPEYRYYTVLLPTTSKEPVRSQGAPVEAPDAAPPARPVPDPENLPGTSPSQVQQPAAASPAPMVSVAELDRIARQEYEAAQARSNSKEAPAVKVKAAGKPAPVTPVRAQDSGWQWSSVAAGAAATLAVLLAGGAGLLWWRRRRNRPDSPSGDETGASQVMTARPPEPELPALPEAPAPVVAAMAPVMAEPAVLEADLSTASSEAALAEALASAEAMAEAAPHPAEVPAPVVAAAEPMLENYEFHDADDGAAVLSATPEAVPAPAPAVMSLDMDMDAIFGDAVEPVAAPSPVEVAAPVAAQEEDLLAAMMEDIHPPAAPETPAEPEPAPAVEAEKEEPVAIDQDSIDDLLAGFSTPGPSVPPAVMEPPPPEPEPPVEEPEPEPEPEPEPKAEPSLLEFDFPLEEIQPAPAPLPSDTNGMELDFDNMLDGDPLDTKLALARVYLDMGDGEGAREIVEEVLQAGSEAQRAEARKLLAGMASAS encoded by the coding sequence TTGCGCGCATTGGTTCGTTTGTCCGCCTGCCTGCTGCTGGGCAGCAGTTTTCTCCCGACCGCTTGGGCTGCCTTGGGCCCGTTGACGGTTCATTCCAGACAAGGCGAGGCCCTGAGGGCCGACATTGCCCTGACCACCGCGCCTGACGGTGCGCAGGTTGCCTCGGCTCCGCGGGCGTTTTACCACAGCGCCGGGGCCGACTGGCTGCCGGCACAGCAGCAGGCCGTGTCGATGCGAATCGATCGTACTGCCGACGGGCAGCCGGTGGTGCGTCTGGCGTCCACCAGGGCGCTGACCGACCCCTATCTTTCGCTGGTAGTGGAGCTGAGCGCCGCAGGACAGGCGCCGGAATACCGCTACTACACGGTCTTGTTGCCAACCACGTCCAAAGAGCCTGTCCGCAGTCAGGGCGCGCCGGTAGAGGCTCCCGATGCTGCTCCGCCTGCCAGACCGGTTCCCGATCCGGAAAACCTGCCCGGAACCAGTCCGTCCCAGGTGCAGCAGCCGGCAGCGGCTAGCCCGGCACCGATGGTGTCCGTCGCCGAACTGGACCGGATTGCCCGGCAGGAATACGAAGCTGCCCAGGCACGCTCCAACAGCAAGGAGGCGCCGGCCGTCAAAGTGAAAGCAGCAGGCAAGCCGGCTCCGGTGACTCCAGTCCGTGCACAGGACAGCGGCTGGCAGTGGTCGTCTGTCGCAGCCGGTGCTGCCGCCACGCTCGCCGTCTTGCTCGCTGGCGGTGCCGGTCTGTTGTGGTGGCGTCGCCGGCGCAACCGGCCGGACTCTCCCTCCGGGGACGAGACCGGTGCCAGCCAGGTCATGACGGCCCGCCCGCCAGAGCCGGAGCTGCCTGCCTTGCCGGAGGCACCTGCACCTGTGGTGGCAGCCATGGCTCCGGTCATGGCCGAACCGGCGGTGCTGGAGGCCGACTTGTCTACGGCCTCGAGTGAAGCCGCGCTGGCGGAGGCCCTTGCCAGTGCCGAAGCCATGGCCGAGGCAGCCCCTCATCCGGCGGAGGTTCCGGCGCCTGTTGTGGCCGCAGCCGAGCCGATGCTGGAAAACTATGAGTTCCACGATGCGGACGATGGTGCGGCCGTGCTGTCGGCCACTCCGGAAGCCGTGCCGGCACCTGCGCCGGCGGTCATGTCACTGGACATGGACATGGACGCCATTTTCGGTGATGCCGTCGAGCCTGTAGCCGCACCTTCGCCGGTCGAGGTGGCTGCGCCTGTTGCTGCACAGGAAGAAGACCTGCTGGCGGCCATGATGGAGGACATCCATCCTCCGGCCGCACCCGAAACTCCGGCAGAGCCCGAACCGGCTCCTGCTGTGGAGGCGGAGAAAGAGGAGCCGGTGGCGATTGACCAGGATTCGATCGACGACCTGCTGGCAGGTTTTTCCACGCCAGGCCCCAGCGTACCGCCTGCCGTGATGGAGCCCCCGCCACCCGAGCCTGAACCCCCCGTTGAAGAGCCTGAACCGGAGCCTGAGCCTGAGCCTGAGCCCAAGGCCGAACCCAGCCTGCTGGAGTTTGATTTTCCGCTGGAAGAAATCCAGCCGGCACCGGCGCCTTTGCCTTCAGACACCAACGGCATGGAGCTTGATTTCGACAACATGCTGGATGGTGATCCACTGGATACCAAGCTGGCGCTGGCGCGGGTGTATCTCGACATGGGGGATGGCGAGGGCGCCCGCGAGATTGTTGAAGAAGTGTTGCAGGCCGGCAGTGAAGCGCAGCGGGCCGAAGCCCGCAAGCTGCTGGCCGGCATGGCATCGGCCAGTTAA
- the accD gene encoding acetyl-CoA carboxylase, carboxyltransferase subunit beta has protein sequence MSWLNKLLPPKIKKDSKKPSSGVPEGLWSKCAACEAVLYHTDLESNLQVCPKCGHHHPLSARERLAVLLDEEGRVEIGSEVTPVDILKFKDSKRYPDRLEAAHEVTGEDDALVVMQGSLHSLPVVVAAFEFRFIGGSMGSVVGERFVRGVRAAVEADCPFICVAASGGARMQEGLSSLMQMAKTSAALQLLTDRKLPFISILTDPTMGGVSASFAFLGDVVVAEPGALIGFAGPRVIEQTVRETLPEGFQRAEFLLEKGAVDLIVDRRQMRTRLGSLLTLMTRQPALSV, from the coding sequence ATGAGCTGGCTCAACAAGCTCTTGCCACCGAAAATCAAGAAGGACAGCAAAAAGCCCTCCTCCGGCGTGCCGGAAGGCTTGTGGAGCAAGTGCGCAGCCTGTGAGGCCGTGCTCTACCACACCGATCTTGAATCCAACCTGCAAGTCTGCCCCAAGTGCGGGCACCACCATCCCCTGTCGGCGCGCGAGCGGCTGGCCGTCCTGCTGGACGAAGAGGGACGGGTGGAGATCGGCAGCGAAGTGACCCCGGTGGACATCCTCAAGTTCAAGGACAGCAAGCGTTACCCGGACCGGCTGGAAGCCGCTCACGAGGTGACGGGCGAGGATGATGCACTGGTGGTGATGCAGGGCAGCCTGCATTCGCTGCCGGTAGTGGTTGCGGCCTTTGAATTCCGGTTCATCGGTGGTTCGATGGGTTCCGTGGTGGGCGAGCGCTTCGTGCGTGGCGTGCGCGCGGCCGTCGAGGCCGACTGTCCGTTCATCTGCGTGGCCGCCTCGGGCGGGGCGCGGATGCAGGAAGGCCTGTCGTCGCTGATGCAGATGGCCAAGACCAGCGCCGCGCTGCAATTGCTGACCGACCGCAAGCTGCCGTTCATTTCCATCCTGACGGATCCGACCATGGGTGGCGTGTCGGCGTCGTTTGCCTTCCTCGGCGACGTGGTGGTGGCCGAGCCCGGTGCCCTGATCGGCTTTGCCGGCCCGCGGGTGATCGAGCAGACCGTGCGCGAAACCCTGCCGGAAGGCTTCCAGCGGGCCGAATTCCTGCTGGAAAAGGGTGCGGTTGACCTGATCGTCGACCGCCGCCAGATGCGTACCCGTCTGGGCAGCCTGCTGACCCTGATGACACGGCAACCGGCCCTGTCCGTGTAA
- the trpA gene encoding tryptophan synthase subunit alpha, with the protein MNRIDERLAALKAAGRKALIPFITAGDPEPDMTVSLMHALVRGGADVIELGIPFSDPMADGPVIQRASERALARGMTLARVLEMVAGFRRTDPDTPVVLMGYLNPVEAMGYAAFASAARAAGVDGVLTVDCPPEESDEYAQVLQSHGLATVFLVAPTTPAARLAAVARLARGYVYYVSIKGVTGAATLDVADVARQVGALREHLSLPVGVGFGIRDAETARAIGEVADAVVIGSRLVQEIEAAGAQAPDRLQALLAGIRLALDA; encoded by the coding sequence ATGAACCGTATCGACGAACGACTGGCCGCGCTCAAGGCCGCAGGCCGCAAGGCCCTGATCCCGTTCATTACCGCCGGCGACCCGGAGCCGGACATGACCGTCAGCCTGATGCACGCCCTGGTGCGTGGCGGGGCCGACGTGATTGAACTGGGCATTCCGTTCTCGGACCCGATGGCAGACGGCCCGGTGATCCAGCGCGCCAGTGAACGGGCACTGGCCCGGGGCATGACGCTGGCGCGGGTGCTGGAAATGGTGGCCGGATTCCGCCGCACCGATCCGGACACCCCGGTGGTGCTGATGGGCTATCTGAATCCGGTCGAAGCCATGGGCTATGCCGCGTTTGCCAGTGCTGCGCGTGCGGCCGGGGTGGATGGCGTGCTGACGGTGGATTGCCCGCCCGAAGAATCGGACGAGTACGCACAGGTGCTGCAATCGCACGGCCTGGCGACGGTGTTCCTCGTGGCACCCACGACACCGGCGGCCCGTCTGGCCGCTGTGGCGCGGCTGGCGCGGGGCTATGTCTACTATGTCTCCATCAAGGGCGTGACCGGTGCCGCCACGCTGGACGTGGCCGACGTGGCCCGCCAGGTCGGGGCATTGCGCGAGCATCTGTCGCTGCCGGTCGGTGTGGGCTTCGGCATCCGTGATGCCGAAACGGCACGGGCCATCGGCGAAGTGGCCGATGCGGTGGTGATCGGTTCGCGGCTGGTGCAGGAAATCGAAGCGGCCGGTGCGCAGGCACCTGACCGTTTGCAGGCACTGCTTGCCGGCATCCGCCTGGCACTGGACGCCTGA
- a CDS encoding phosphoribosylanthranilate isomerase, with the protein MSAKPAPRIKICGLTRPQDAEQCAAAGADAIGLVFYPPSPRHVPIKAARAVIAALPPFVTVVALFVDPSVEEVEAVLQALPVDVLQFHGEEPPEFCRQFARPYLKAVRVRPGMDLMAYARRYADARGLLADAFVPGQAGGTGAVFDWTLLPPDLPLPLVLSGGLTPNNVTDAVQRVRPAAVDVSSGVEAAKGIKDAALIAAFISGVRHADL; encoded by the coding sequence ATGTCTGCCAAGCCTGCCCCCCGTATCAAGATCTGTGGCCTGACCCGCCCGCAAGACGCCGAACAGTGCGCGGCGGCCGGTGCCGATGCCATCGGGCTGGTGTTTTACCCGCCCAGTCCGCGGCATGTGCCGATCAAGGCTGCACGCGCCGTCATTGCCGCGCTGCCGCCCTTCGTGACGGTGGTGGCGCTGTTCGTCGATCCGTCGGTGGAGGAGGTCGAGGCCGTCTTGCAGGCGCTACCGGTCGATGTGTTGCAGTTTCATGGCGAGGAACCACCGGAATTCTGCCGGCAGTTTGCCCGCCCTTACCTCAAGGCCGTACGGGTGCGTCCGGGCATGGACCTCATGGCATACGCCCGGCGTTACGCTGATGCGCGCGGCCTGCTGGCCGACGCCTTTGTGCCGGGCCAGGCCGGCGGCACCGGTGCCGTGTTCGACTGGACCCTGCTGCCGCCGGACCTGCCGCTGCCGCTGGTCCTGTCCGGCGGGCTGACCCCGAACAATGTGACCGACGCCGTGCAACGGGTACGGCCGGCGGCGGTGGATGTATCAAGCGGCGTCGAGGCCGCCAAAGGAATCAAGGATGCCGCGCTGATCGCGGCCTTCATCTCAGGAGTCAGACATGCAGATTTATGA
- a CDS encoding Asd/ArgC dimerization domain-containing protein, translating to MSQARLALLGATGAVGRALLQAMAELALPMASLRVFASAASAGEGVALGRRELDIEDTAEFVPADFDLVFHAASEAVDPVAAAALAAGCRVIDLGGRIHGAEHVHAPLASMLAVLLRGLPADVDHLTVTAMLPVVAAGRHGVDELAQQTMALFNQKSYEREVFDRQVAFNLIPQVGKIGPDGCSDSERALQESLGLLLPQQAGLSVTVVQAPVFFGHSLSVEIELREAASATVLAKALADAGMEWTDMNPEGMVATPMDVLGQDRLLASRLRVHGRRISLWLTGDGLRMMAREAVRHAG from the coding sequence ATGAGCCAAGCCCGACTTGCCCTGCTGGGCGCCACTGGTGCCGTCGGCCGTGCCCTGCTGCAAGCCATGGCCGAACTGGCCCTGCCGATGGCTTCGTTGCGCGTGTTTGCATCTGCCGCGTCGGCGGGTGAGGGAGTTGCCCTGGGCCGACGCGAGCTGGATATCGAAGATACCGCTGAATTTGTACCGGCTGATTTTGACCTGGTGTTCCATGCCGCCAGCGAAGCTGTTGATCCGGTGGCTGCTGCGGCCCTGGCAGCCGGTTGCCGGGTGATTGACCTTGGCGGACGCATTCATGGTGCCGAGCACGTGCATGCACCGCTGGCCAGCATGCTGGCCGTGTTGTTGCGCGGGCTGCCGGCCGACGTGGACCACCTGACCGTGACCGCCATGTTGCCGGTCGTGGCTGCGGGCCGGCACGGAGTGGATGAACTGGCCCAGCAGACCATGGCGCTGTTCAACCAGAAAAGCTACGAGCGCGAAGTGTTTGACCGGCAGGTGGCATTCAACCTGATCCCGCAGGTTGGCAAGATCGGACCGGATGGCTGCAGCGACAGCGAACGCGCCTTGCAAGAGTCGCTGGGCCTGTTGTTGCCGCAGCAGGCCGGGCTGTCGGTAACGGTGGTGCAGGCACCGGTGTTCTTCGGTCACAGCCTGTCGGTGGAAATCGAACTGCGGGAAGCCGCCAGTGCAACGGTATTGGCCAAGGCACTGGCTGATGCCGGGATGGAATGGACCGACATGAACCCGGAGGGCATGGTGGCCACGCCGATGGACGTGCTGGGACAAGACCGCCTGCTGGCCAGCCGCCTGCGCGTGCATGGTCGCCGGATCAGCCTGTGGCTGACCGGAGACGGCTTGCGGATGATGGCGCGTGAAGCCGTGAGGCATGCCGGCTGA
- a CDS encoding CbiQ family ECF transporter T component, protein MQLRWLAGLHPATRFLLWLVLALALPVLVPQAQAVLALAMFGVLAISVPGSLGPTMRRLRWLLLTLLAAFAWTVPGEPLWPMAWAPTREGLLTGGEHALRLLALVCAIRLVLACSSRAEQLVALWTLARPMRYLGLRPERGVLLVGLALEEADAWLAQRRGWRELRAELSRPAAEDGAVRQLTLQCPHFHLRDGLVLAAAMAVLASLWMA, encoded by the coding sequence ATGCAGCTGCGGTGGCTGGCCGGCCTGCACCCGGCAACCCGGTTCCTGCTGTGGCTGGTGCTGGCACTTGCCCTGCCGGTGCTGGTGCCGCAGGCGCAAGCGGTGCTGGCCCTGGCTATGTTCGGCGTGCTGGCGATCAGTGTACCCGGCAGCCTTGGACCGACCATGCGGCGGTTGCGCTGGCTGTTGCTGACGCTGCTGGCAGCCTTTGCCTGGACGGTTCCGGGCGAGCCGCTCTGGCCCATGGCGTGGGCGCCAACCCGTGAGGGACTGCTGACCGGGGGCGAGCATGCCTTGAGGTTGCTGGCGCTGGTGTGTGCCATCCGGCTGGTGCTGGCCTGCTCTTCGCGGGCGGAACAGCTGGTGGCGTTGTGGACCCTGGCGCGGCCCATGAGGTATCTGGGATTGCGTCCGGAGCGGGGTGTCTTGCTGGTGGGGCTGGCGCTGGAAGAAGCTGATGCCTGGCTGGCGCAGCGCCGGGGCTGGCGTGAATTGCGGGCCGAGCTTTCCCGCCCTGCCGCCGAAGACGGGGCCGTACGGCAATTGACGTTACAATGCCCGCATTTTCACTTACGGGACGGGCTGGTCCTTGCAGCGGCGATGGCTGTGCTGGCGAGCCTGTGGATGGCATGA
- the truA gene encoding tRNA pseudouridine(38-40) synthase TruA — MRIALGLEYDGRGFAGWQRQPDQDTVQGALEGALSQIAGHPVGVLAAGRTDTGVHASQQVVHFDTGVERPLTAWVRGVNRFLPPGVAVLWAQPVAEDFHARFSACSRSYSYYLMNHPVRPALGAGRVGWFHAPLDVPAMQDAAGLLLGQHDFSSFRAAECQAKTPVKTLTRFDISGHDGLIRFDLQADAFLHHMVRNLVGALVYVGKGAHAPEWMAGLLAARDRTQAPPTFMPDGLYLTAVGYPSHFGLPAACRRVFL, encoded by the coding sequence ATGAGAATCGCCCTCGGGCTTGAATATGACGGCCGTGGTTTTGCCGGCTGGCAACGGCAACCGGACCAGGACACCGTGCAGGGCGCCCTGGAAGGGGCGCTGTCGCAGATTGCCGGGCATCCGGTCGGCGTGCTGGCGGCCGGCCGGACCGATACCGGTGTGCATGCCTCGCAGCAGGTGGTGCACTTTGATACCGGAGTCGAACGGCCGCTGACGGCGTGGGTGCGTGGCGTCAACCGGTTTTTGCCGCCTGGTGTGGCCGTCCTGTGGGCGCAGCCGGTGGCAGAGGATTTCCATGCCCGGTTTTCGGCCTGCTCGCGCAGCTACAGCTATTACCTGATGAACCATCCGGTGCGGCCGGCCTTGGGTGCCGGGCGGGTCGGCTGGTTTCATGCTCCGCTGGACGTGCCTGCCATGCAGGATGCGGCTGGCCTGCTGCTGGGACAGCATGATTTTTCCAGCTTCCGGGCTGCCGAATGCCAGGCGAAAACCCCGGTCAAGACCCTGACCCGCTTTGACATCAGCGGGCACGACGGCCTGATCCGTTTTGATTTGCAGGCCGACGCTTTCCTGCACCATATGGTACGCAACCTGGTGGGTGCGCTGGTCTACGTCGGCAAGGGCGCACATGCGCCGGAGTGGATGGCCGGACTGCTGGCCGCCCGTGACCGCACGCAGGCACCGCCGACTTTCATGCCGGATGGCTTGTATCTGACCGCGGTGGGGTATCCTAGCCACTTTGGCCTGCCGGCAGCCTGCCGCCGGGTGTTTCTCTAG
- the trpB gene encoding tryptophan synthase subunit beta: MQIYDQPDARGHFGPYGGVFVAETLMAALDALRQEYESARQDPAFMAEFHYELKHYVGRPSPVYHARRLSEACGGAQIWLKREDLNHTGAHKINNAIGQALLARRMGKKRVIAETGAGQHGVATATVAARYGMECVVYMGAEDVKRQAPNVFRMKLLGATVVPVESGSRTLKDALNEAMRDWVTNVDNTFYILGTAAGPHPYPMLVRDFVSVIGQEALVQMPEVIGRQPDAVVACVGGGSNAIGMFHPYVDVPGVRMVGVEAGGDGVETGRHAAPLSAGRPGVLHGARMYLMQDADGQIIETHSISAGLDYPGVGPEHSYLKDIGRAEYVAATDTEALEAFHTLCRLEGIIPALESSHAVAHAMKMAAGMSPEQVILVNLSGRGDKDINTVARLAGIEL, translated from the coding sequence ATGCAGATTTATGACCAGCCCGATGCGCGCGGTCACTTCGGCCCGTATGGCGGAGTGTTTGTCGCTGAAACGCTGATGGCCGCACTGGATGCCTTGCGGCAGGAATACGAATCCGCCCGCCAGGACCCGGCCTTCATGGCCGAGTTCCATTACGAGCTCAAGCATTATGTCGGACGGCCAAGCCCGGTGTACCACGCCCGCCGCCTGTCGGAAGCGTGCGGCGGTGCCCAGATCTGGCTCAAGCGCGAAGACCTCAACCATACCGGCGCCCACAAGATCAACAACGCCATCGGCCAGGCCCTGCTGGCGCGGCGTATGGGCAAAAAGCGGGTGATCGCCGAAACCGGCGCTGGCCAGCATGGCGTGGCAACCGCCACCGTGGCTGCCCGCTACGGCATGGAGTGCGTGGTGTACATGGGTGCCGAGGACGTCAAGCGCCAGGCACCCAATGTCTTCCGCATGAAGCTCCTGGGGGCGACGGTGGTGCCGGTGGAAAGCGGCAGCCGGACCCTGAAGGACGCGCTCAACGAAGCCATGCGCGACTGGGTCACCAACGTCGACAACACGTTCTACATCCTCGGCACGGCAGCCGGTCCGCACCCGTATCCGATGCTGGTGCGTGATTTCGTGTCGGTGATCGGCCAGGAAGCACTGGTGCAGATGCCCGAGGTGATCGGTCGCCAGCCGGATGCCGTGGTTGCCTGTGTCGGTGGCGGTTCCAACGCCATCGGCATGTTCCATCCGTATGTCGACGTACCGGGCGTGCGCATGGTCGGTGTCGAAGCCGGTGGCGACGGTGTCGAGACCGGGCGTCATGCGGCGCCGCTGTCGGCAGGGCGCCCGGGCGTCCTGCACGGTGCACGCATGTACCTGATGCAGGATGCCGACGGCCAGATCATCGAAACCCATTCGATCTCGGCCGGGCTGGATTACCCCGGCGTGGGCCCGGAGCACAGCTACCTCAAGGACATCGGTCGTGCCGAATATGTGGCCGCTACCGATACCGAAGCCCTGGAGGCATTCCATACCCTGTGCCGGCTGGAAGGCATCATTCCGGCGCTGGAATCCAGCCATGCCGTGGCCCATGCCATGAAGATGGCGGCCGGCATGTCGCCGGAGCAGGTGATTCTGGTCAATCTCTCCGGCCGGGGCGACAAGGACATCAACACCGTCGCGCGACTGGCGGGCATCGAACTGTGA